A window of Lepidochelys kempii isolate rLepKem1 chromosome 1, rLepKem1.hap2, whole genome shotgun sequence contains these coding sequences:
- the TMEM60 gene encoding transmembrane protein 60 yields MRMSLAQRVLLTWLFTLLFLIMLVLKLDEKAPWNWFLIFIPVWIFDTILLVMLIVKMAGRCKSGYDPRNGSQNVKKKAWYLIAMLLKLAFCLALCAKLEQFTEMKLVYVFIPLWALLMGGMIELGYNIFYVRRD; encoded by the coding sequence ATGAGAATGTCCCTGGCACAGAGAGTGCTGCTCACATGGCTTTTCACATTACTCTTCCTGATTATGTTGGTGTTAAAATTGGACGAGAAAGCACCATGGAACTGGTTTCTTATCTTTATTCCAGTCTGGATATTTGATACTATCCTTCTCGTTATGCTAATTGTAAAAATGGCTGGGCGATGTAAGTCTGGCTATGACCCTCGCAACGGTTCTCAAAACGTAAAGAAAAAGGCCTGGTACCTCATCGCAATGCTGCTTAAATTAGCTTTCTGCCTTGCCCTCTGCGCtaaactggaacaatttactgaaATGAAACTGGTGTATGTCTTTATCCCCTTATGGGCCTTGCTCATGGGGGGAATGATTGAGCTTGGATATAACATCTTCTATGTACGAAGAGACTAA